A genomic segment from Gemmatimonadaceae bacterium encodes:
- a CDS encoding general secretion pathway protein GspK, with protein sequence MTAPPPVATLARRRGVALVLVLWLLVILGAIGASVVASTRDSSRLTANARARVVARYAAESGIEATLAAIDDSLAVLTDSVARRAFLNALEPSNRADAVTLGDARFAVAIVDASARLDVNAAPEERLARLFSRLGGAPRGEALARAIRTWIERDGRTVHPIRSLEELRTIPGADDELLQLAAPFLTVDGDGTINRAAASAEVMDAAFGDVRDAPSRLVVISRGWLHGHAMTHEIQGVYAIAADRLVLVHWRERPL encoded by the coding sequence GTGACCGCGCCGCCGCCAGTTGCAACGCTCGCCCGCCGGCGCGGGGTAGCGCTCGTCCTCGTCCTCTGGCTCCTCGTCATCCTCGGCGCCATCGGCGCGTCCGTGGTCGCCAGCACGCGCGACAGTTCGCGCCTCACCGCCAACGCGCGCGCCCGCGTGGTGGCCCGCTACGCCGCCGAGAGCGGGATCGAGGCCACCCTCGCCGCGATCGACGACTCGCTCGCCGTCCTCACCGACAGCGTTGCGCGGCGCGCCTTCCTCAATGCGCTGGAACCGTCCAACCGCGCCGACGCGGTCACGCTGGGCGACGCGCGCTTTGCCGTGGCCATTGTCGACGCCAGCGCGCGGCTGGACGTGAACGCTGCCCCCGAGGAGCGGCTGGCACGGCTCTTCTCGCGCCTGGGCGGCGCGCCGCGCGGCGAGGCGCTGGCCCGCGCCATTCGCACCTGGATCGAGCGCGACGGCCGCACCGTGCACCCGATTCGCTCGCTGGAGGAGCTGCGCACCATTCCCGGGGCGGACGACGAGCTGTTGCAACTGGCGGCGCCCTTTCTCACCGTCGACGGCGACGGGACGATCAACCGCGCCGCGGCCAGCGCCGAGGTGATGGACGCCGCGTTCGGCGACGTGCGTGACGCGCCATCTCGGTTGGTGGTCATCTCGCGGGGATGGCTGCACGGACACGCCATGACCCACGAGATTCAGGGCGTGTACGCCATTGCCGCCGACCGTCTCGTCCTGGTGCACTGGCGGGAGCGTCCCCTGTGA
- a CDS encoding prepilin-type N-terminal cleavage/methylation domain-containing protein, whose amino-acid sequence MPVDLHARALTTFHAIHEHSPSPVSGGAGRALHAVVAWRLWGGRARHGVTLLELMVVLALLAVVAAFALPALAPPPPRGATVADAVRAARSAAVARGQLLSLAVDAEGVWEVRALPPDDSLRLTGGALRTPPTAPFRLQLTPLGACVAVSRLPAELAGWDAAGCTAPGIAAQANARRPLREGGR is encoded by the coding sequence ATGCCGGTCGACCTTCACGCGCGCGCCCTGACGACATTTCACGCCATTCACGAGCACTCTCCCTCCCCAGTATCGGGTGGAGCGGGGAGGGCGCTGCATGCCGTCGTCGCGTGGCGGCTGTGGGGGGGGCGTGCGCGTCACGGGGTCACGCTGCTCGAGTTGATGGTGGTGCTGGCGCTGCTCGCAGTCGTCGCCGCCTTCGCGCTCCCGGCGCTGGCCCCTCCCCCGCCACGCGGGGCGACCGTGGCCGACGCCGTTCGCGCGGCCCGAAGCGCCGCCGTGGCGCGGGGGCAGCTCCTCTCGCTTGCCGTCGACGCTGAGGGCGTGTGGGAGGTACGCGCGCTCCCCCCCGACGATTCGCTGCGCCTGACGGGAGGGGCGCTTCGCACGCCGCCGACGGCGCCCTTCCGGCTGCAACTCACCCCCCTCGGCGCCTGCGTCGCGGTGTCACGCCTCCCCGCCGAGTTGGCGGGATGGGATGCCGCCGGGTGCACGGCGCCGGGCATCGCTGCGCAGGCAAACGCGCGTCGCCCGTTGCGCGAAGGAGGGAGATGA
- the solA gene encoding N-methyl-L-tryptophan oxidase: protein MSRSYNVAILGLGAMGGAAAYHLAKRGQRVIGIDLHSPPHAVGSSHGKSRMIREAYHEHPLYVPLVQRAYALWGELERAAGDRTFFIRTGGLMVGAADGALVRGTRLSAEEHQLPHELLTARDLHRRYPAFSPLDDMVGVLEHRAGILLPEAIVQAHLELAAHHGADLHLETRIQGWDSGPNGVTLRLGEETVHARQLVVAAGAQVGDLLPDIGKLLRVEPRTIHWFDPARFPEYHTPQRMPVSIWELENGTLFYTKPDLGDGVKIGIHHGGDAIGRLPGENPVSEAEDAEIYDLLRRFVPFAKGHPRERATCRYTMTPDAHFIVDWHPRSEHVLVLSPCSGHGFKFASVIGEITADLLTSGTCAFDLTPFALRRFGERGSAVSQDIASQ, encoded by the coding sequence GTGAGCAGGTCGTACAACGTCGCCATTCTCGGACTCGGCGCCATGGGCGGGGCGGCCGCGTACCACCTGGCGAAGCGCGGGCAGCGGGTGATCGGGATCGACCTGCACTCACCGCCGCACGCCGTGGGGTCGTCCCACGGCAAGTCGCGGATGATTCGCGAGGCCTATCACGAGCACCCGCTCTACGTCCCGCTGGTGCAACGGGCCTATGCGCTGTGGGGAGAGTTGGAGCGCGCCGCCGGTGACCGCACCTTCTTCATCAGGACCGGCGGGTTGATGGTGGGCGCCGCGGACGGCGCCCTGGTGCGCGGGACTCGTCTCAGCGCCGAGGAACATCAACTCCCGCACGAACTCCTCACCGCCCGCGACCTGCACCGTCGCTATCCGGCGTTCTCCCCACTGGACGACATGGTGGGGGTGCTGGAGCACCGCGCCGGAATCCTCCTTCCGGAGGCGATCGTGCAGGCGCACCTCGAACTGGCCGCCCATCACGGGGCCGACCTGCACCTGGAGACGCGAATCCAGGGGTGGGACAGTGGGCCCAACGGTGTGACGCTCCGGCTGGGCGAGGAAACGGTTCACGCACGCCAGTTGGTGGTAGCGGCGGGGGCGCAGGTGGGCGACCTGCTCCCCGACATCGGGAAGCTCCTCAGGGTGGAACCGCGCACGATTCACTGGTTCGACCCGGCGCGCTTTCCCGAGTACCACACCCCGCAGCGCATGCCCGTCTCGATCTGGGAGCTGGAGAACGGGACGCTCTTCTATACCAAGCCCGACCTTGGCGACGGTGTAAAGATCGGGATCCACCACGGGGGCGACGCCATCGGACGGCTGCCGGGCGAGAATCCCGTGTCCGAGGCCGAGGACGCCGAGATCTACGACCTGCTGCGTCGCTTCGTCCCCTTCGCCAAGGGGCACCCGCGGGAGCGGGCAACCTGCCGGTACACGATGACTCCCGACGCTCACTTCATCGTCGACTGGCACCCGCGCTCCGAGCACGTCCTGGTCCTGAGCCCGTGCTCGGGTCATGGCTTCAAGTTCGCGAGCGTGATCGGTGAGATTACGGCCGACCTGTTGACCAGCGGTACATGCGCGTTCGACCTGACCCCGTTCGCGCTGCGCCGCTTCGGTGAACGTGGTTCGGCGGTGTCGCAAGACATTGCGAGTCAATAG
- a CDS encoding carbohydrate binding family 9 domain-containing protein: MRAEWRTGAIRVDGRLNEDDWRRAEPATDFLQSRPNPGAKASYRTEGRVLYDRDAIYVGVRMFDPRPDSIARQIARRDSDDIYSDWIRIALDSYLDRRTAFVFAVSPRGLQRDEFRYNDVENDPLWDAVWASAAHVDSLGWSAEVRIPLSQLRFSVGTDGVSKWGIQFGRITARNQEISVWSPMPPENPGVVSRYGDLVGLDSLAVPRRLEVLPYVSSQLARTPGDVGDPFHDPTKVSGRVGADVRYGLPAGLTLTATVNPDFGQVEVDPAVVNLTAFEVFFPERRPFFLEGVDIFRFGQSVTFNDNNPSNFFYTRRVGRAPRRSLDALGAVHSDIPAQSEIAAAAKLSGKTRRGLSLGLLGALTREEHGRYSLSSGERGSAIVEPRTEFMVTRLRQDFREGNTVVGGVLTGVQRNLHDSALAPLFVRNALVSGADFEHRWGNRTWALSGFMAGSRVAGDRRVMSALQRSPIRAYQRPDAESISLDTTRRSLAGYFGTLSFARTGGLHWLGSLTYEETSPGFEVNDLGFQTRADFRSLSGAIQYREATIGRYLRNYDVQVYGTQAANFDGDVVERRVSVLSSGLLNSFWGYSFWGFVQPETVDDRLLRGGPLTRKPREWQLQGSLTSDTRRGVVGELQYEYNRNAQGEWRHTVSLGAEFRPTSAIRLQLQPQFVRQWDVDQYVTEVRDPLATATYGARWVFGDIDQSELSIETRAEWTFSPTLTLQLWAQPFVASGRFARYKEFTTPGDFAFAFYGRDRGVVTRDAQATGQPIVIDPDGSGAAPAFSLAEQDFLVRSLRGNAVLRWEYRPGSTLFLVWQQQREGGADFADLSATRDVFSPLRDPARNVFLLKLSYWLGK; encoded by the coding sequence ATGCGCGCCGAGTGGCGCACGGGGGCGATTCGCGTAGATGGGCGGCTGAACGAGGATGATTGGCGCCGCGCGGAACCGGCGACCGACTTTCTCCAGTCGCGCCCGAACCCGGGGGCCAAGGCATCGTATCGAACCGAGGGGCGCGTGCTGTACGATCGCGACGCGATCTACGTCGGGGTCCGGATGTTCGACCCGCGCCCGGACTCGATCGCGCGCCAGATCGCCCGTCGCGATTCCGACGACATCTACTCCGACTGGATCCGGATCGCGCTGGATTCGTACCTCGATCGCCGGACCGCGTTTGTCTTCGCTGTCTCGCCGCGGGGGCTGCAGCGCGACGAGTTCCGCTACAACGACGTCGAGAATGACCCGTTGTGGGATGCGGTGTGGGCGAGCGCGGCGCACGTCGACTCGCTGGGGTGGAGCGCCGAGGTGCGGATCCCGCTCTCGCAGCTTCGCTTTTCCGTGGGGACGGACGGGGTGTCGAAGTGGGGGATTCAGTTCGGGCGTATCACGGCGCGCAACCAGGAAATCTCGGTCTGGTCGCCCATGCCGCCGGAGAATCCCGGCGTGGTGTCGCGCTACGGCGACCTGGTCGGGCTGGACTCGCTGGCGGTCCCGCGCCGGCTGGAGGTGCTCCCCTACGTTTCCTCGCAGCTGGCGCGTACGCCGGGCGATGTTGGCGACCCGTTCCACGATCCGACCAAAGTGTCCGGGCGCGTGGGCGCCGACGTGCGGTACGGCCTTCCCGCCGGGCTCACCCTCACGGCGACGGTGAACCCCGACTTCGGGCAGGTGGAGGTCGATCCCGCCGTGGTGAACCTGACGGCGTTCGAGGTCTTCTTTCCCGAGCGTCGTCCCTTCTTCCTGGAGGGGGTCGACATCTTCCGCTTCGGGCAGAGCGTCACCTTCAATGACAACAACCCGAGCAACTTCTTCTACACGCGGCGCGTGGGGCGTGCGCCGCGCCGTTCGCTCGACGCGTTGGGCGCCGTGCACAGCGACATCCCGGCCCAAAGCGAGATTGCCGCGGCGGCGAAGCTCTCCGGCAAGACGCGACGCGGACTCTCGTTAGGGCTGCTGGGGGCGCTCACGCGCGAGGAGCATGGGCGCTACTCCCTGTCCAGCGGGGAGCGCGGGTCGGCGATCGTGGAGCCGCGCACCGAGTTCATGGTCACGCGCCTGCGCCAGGACTTCCGCGAGGGGAACACGGTCGTGGGTGGGGTGCTCACCGGGGTGCAGCGCAACCTGCACGACTCGGCGCTGGCGCCGCTCTTTGTGCGCAACGCGCTGGTGAGCGGCGCCGACTTCGAGCATCGCTGGGGGAACCGCACGTGGGCATTGAGCGGCTTCATGGCGGGGAGTCGCGTGGCGGGCGATCGCCGGGTGATGAGCGCACTGCAGCGTTCTCCGATCCGCGCCTACCAGCGCCCCGACGCCGAGTCGATCTCGCTCGACACCACGCGCCGCTCGCTCGCCGGCTATTTCGGCACGCTGTCGTTTGCCCGGACCGGCGGCCTTCACTGGCTGGGCTCCTTGACGTACGAGGAGACCTCGCCGGGCTTCGAGGTGAACGACCTGGGCTTCCAGACGCGTGCCGACTTCCGCTCGCTGTCGGGCGCCATCCAGTATCGCGAGGCGACCATCGGGCGGTACCTGCGCAACTACGACGTGCAGGTGTACGGCACGCAGGCGGCCAACTTCGACGGCGACGTGGTGGAGCGCCGCGTGTCGGTGCTCTCGTCGGGGCTCCTGAACAGCTTCTGGGGCTACTCGTTCTGGGGATTCGTCCAGCCGGAGACGGTGGATGACCGACTGCTGCGCGGCGGCCCGCTCACGCGCAAGCCGCGCGAGTGGCAGCTGCAAGGCTCGCTCACCTCCGACACGCGCCGCGGCGTGGTGGGGGAGCTGCAATACGAGTACAACCGCAACGCACAGGGCGAGTGGCGCCACACCGTCTCGCTCGGCGCCGAGTTCCGGCCCACGAGCGCGATCCGTCTCCAGCTGCAACCGCAGTTCGTGCGACAGTGGGACGTGGACCAGTATGTCACCGAGGTGCGCGACCCGCTGGCCACCGCGACCTACGGCGCGCGCTGGGTCTTTGGCGACATCGACCAGAGCGAGCTGTCGATCGAGACGCGCGCCGAGTGGACCTTCTCGCCCACGCTCACGTTGCAGCTGTGGGCCCAGCCGTTCGTGGCGTCGGGGCGCTTTGCCCGGTACAAGGAGTTCACCACCCCCGGCGACTTCGCCTTCGCTTTCTATGGCCGCGACCGCGGTGTGGTCACCAGGGATGCCCAGGCGACCGGGCAACCGATCGTGATCGACCCCGACGGGAGCGGGGCGGCGCCGGCATTCTCGCTCGCCGAGCAGGACTTCCTGGTGCGATCGCTGCGCGGCAACGCGGTCTTGCGCTGGGAGTACCGCCCGGGATCGACGCTCTTCCTGGTCTGGCAGCAGCAGCGCGAGGGCGGCGCCGACTTCGCTGATCTCTCGGCCACGCGCGATGTGTTCTCACCGCTTCGCGACCCGGCGCGCAACGTCTTCCTCCTCAAGCTGAGCTACTGGCTGGGGAAGTAG
- a CDS encoding YceI family protein, with translation MDRSWRAAPMMSMREPMRESVREPVREPVREPVRETLRDPTRFALDERTMRVTFTAWLGPLRVDGHFNKLRGELLLPDTDIERATLRVDVAAASVDTGLAMRDRHLRGPSFLDAARFPLITFASRRVTRDNGDLQVVGVLTLRDHAVEMVTRCALRRMDGEGIGGRVAFSGELDVPSHAHGVGVARGIDVLNPIFLVVGRRVQVQARLVVPAMRLLPALLPALGH, from the coding sequence ATGGATCGATCGTGGCGCGCCGCGCCAATGATGTCGATGCGCGAGCCCATGCGCGAATCCGTGCGCGAGCCGGTGCGCGAGCCGGTGCGCGAGCCGGTGCGCGAGACGCTGCGCGATCCCACGCGCTTCGCCCTCGACGAGCGAACCATGCGCGTCACCTTCACCGCGTGGTTAGGGCCATTGCGCGTGGACGGGCACTTCAACAAGCTGCGGGGGGAGCTGCTCCTCCCCGACACCGACATCGAGCGGGCCACGCTGCGCGTGGACGTCGCGGCGGCGAGCGTCGATACCGGGCTTGCCATGCGCGACCGGCACCTGCGCGGCCCTTCCTTCCTTGACGCGGCGCGGTTCCCCCTCATCACGTTTGCCTCGCGCCGTGTGACGCGCGACAACGGCGACCTCCAGGTGGTGGGAGTGCTGACGCTGCGCGATCACGCGGTGGAGATGGTCACGCGCTGCGCGCTGCGGCGCATGGATGGCGAGGGGATCGGCGGGCGCGTGGCGTTCAGCGGCGAACTCGACGTGCCGAGCCATGCGCATGGCGTCGGCGTGGCGCGCGGCATCGACGTGCTGAACCCGATCTTCCTCGTGGTGGGGAGGCGCGTGCAGGTGCAAGCGCGCCTGGTCGTTCCCGCTATGCGTCTCCTGCCGGCGCTCCTTCCCGCCCTCGGGCACTGA
- a CDS encoding Ig-like domain-containing protein — protein sequence MFASAPRFVLLAAALLLAGCGGGGDGGTTNPPPASTLDNVQVTPATANLAAGASTTLTATGRDASGASLAATTFTYSSNNTAVAAVSQGGVVLGISAGTATITVTGALNGVTKSTTSAITVNGALPSAVAVTANDGNNTFTPKDVALAKGGTVTWTFSSVVHNVDFQGTSGAPSGIGNTSNTSVARTFNNSGSFAYVCTLHSGMSGTVVVP from the coding sequence GTGTTCGCATCGGCTCCGAGATTCGTGCTGCTGGCCGCCGCGTTGCTGCTGGCGGGGTGCGGGGGCGGGGGCGACGGCGGGACGACCAACCCGCCTCCGGCATCGACACTCGACAACGTGCAGGTCACGCCGGCCACCGCGAACCTCGCGGCCGGAGCGTCGACCACGCTCACCGCCACTGGGCGCGACGCCTCCGGTGCGTCGCTCGCCGCCACCACGTTCACCTACAGCTCGAACAACACCGCCGTTGCCGCCGTGTCGCAGGGCGGCGTCGTCCTCGGGATCAGCGCGGGGACGGCGACCATTACCGTCACCGGCGCCCTCAACGGCGTCACGAAATCGACGACGAGCGCCATCACCGTCAACGGCGCGCTTCCCTCGGCGGTCGCCGTCACCGCAAACGATGGCAACAACACCTTCACCCCGAAGGACGTGGCCCTCGCGAAAGGGGGAACGGTGACGTGGACCTTCTCGTCCGTCGTGCACAACGTCGACTTCCAGGGCACGAGCGGCGCGCCGAGCGGAATTGGCAACACGTCCAATACCTCCGTCGCCCGGACGTTCAACAACTCGGGGAGCTTTGCGTACGTCTGCACGCTGCATAGCGGGATGTCGGGCACCGTCGTGGTGCCGTAG
- a CDS encoding prepilin-type N-terminal cleavage/methylation domain-containing protein, which translates to MTRRRCRAFGGSRTVRATRGTRATRATRGLRAAFTLLEVMVALVVSGLVVTLAYATTQAGFDTELRLGEHRDGTERVMAVRALLGDALRHQEEGLRGGDVVFALADRVADDGSAADSLAFLSRGIAAPYGTGVAWRVALWRSHDTLRVEARPTEMRDAGRRDPTARDAYPTASDAAVPLSASLAGVTGVDVQALGRGVTAAWRSQWPEGDVAPDAVALVVQRAGAPSLQLLTRRGLERAP; encoded by the coding sequence GTGACACGTCGTCGCTGCCGAGCGTTTGGCGGCTCGCGCACCGTGCGGGCAACGCGCGGCACGCGAGCTACGCGGGCCACCCGCGGCTTGCGCGCCGCCTTCACGCTGCTCGAGGTGATGGTCGCGCTGGTGGTGAGCGGGTTGGTGGTGACGCTGGCGTACGCCACCACGCAGGCGGGCTTCGACACCGAGTTGCGCCTGGGCGAGCATCGCGATGGTACGGAGCGGGTCATGGCAGTCCGCGCCCTGCTGGGCGATGCGCTGCGCCACCAGGAGGAGGGGCTGCGGGGGGGCGACGTGGTCTTCGCCCTCGCCGACCGCGTGGCAGATGACGGGAGCGCTGCCGACTCGCTGGCCTTTCTCTCGCGCGGCATCGCGGCGCCCTATGGGACGGGGGTGGCGTGGCGCGTGGCACTCTGGCGTTCGCACGACACGCTGCGCGTCGAAGCGCGTCCCACCGAAATGCGCGACGCCGGGCGGCGCGACCCCACGGCGCGCGACGCCTACCCCACGGCGAGCGACGCCGCCGTCCCGCTCTCGGCCTCGCTTGCCGGGGTCACGGGGGTGGATGTGCAGGCGCTGGGACGTGGGGTGACCGCCGCGTGGCGCTCGCAGTGGCCGGAGGGCGACGTGGCCCCGGACGCCGTGGCCCTGGTGGTGCAGCGCGCCGGCGCACCGTCGTTGCAGCTGCTGACCCGTCGCGGCCTGGAGCGTGCCCCGTGA
- a CDS encoding histidine kinase, with the protein MPYATAPGEVLAVERDRAERALNVVRIIVVLLLGGAALLYAPSLTPALNATNVAIIVPTLAWAVVQVPLFHRRRRLPPWLSVVNPVLDITAVSCIIGGYALASTPMLALKTPIITAYFVILAALPVASSTRKAAFVSALAVAEYAALVVGFALSGDLAIVHSPVQALGSDGVSPLDEGARLFLLACAGAVATYATRWQERVWRRYAEVSRASEQLQAQLDQAQLQTLKLQLHPHFLFNTLNAITALIHRAPDRAERMVDGLSELLRISLGSAAEQEVPVWREIEVLEHYLDIQQERFQGRLVVHLTVDDGVREALVPNLILQPLVENAIKHGIGPRASGGMVDVTASRVDDALQLVVRDDGVGEPDPVTRREGVGLANSRARLTSLYGEAHRLIARARVDGGFEVAITIPFHTDPAPRLVSAGMAMR; encoded by the coding sequence GTGCCGTACGCGACGGCGCCGGGCGAGGTCCTCGCCGTCGAGCGCGATCGCGCCGAGCGTGCGCTCAACGTGGTGCGCATCATCGTCGTCCTCCTCCTGGGGGGGGCGGCGCTGCTGTATGCGCCGTCGCTGACGCCCGCGCTCAACGCGACGAACGTCGCGATCATCGTCCCGACGCTGGCCTGGGCGGTGGTGCAGGTCCCGCTCTTCCACCGGCGCCGGCGCCTTCCGCCGTGGCTGAGCGTGGTGAACCCGGTGCTCGACATCACCGCCGTCAGCTGCATCATCGGCGGCTACGCGCTGGCGTCGACGCCGATGCTGGCGCTCAAGACGCCGATCATCACGGCGTACTTCGTCATCCTCGCCGCCCTTCCCGTGGCCTCCAGCACGCGCAAGGCCGCCTTTGTCTCGGCGCTGGCCGTGGCGGAGTACGCGGCACTCGTGGTCGGCTTCGCGCTCAGCGGCGACCTGGCCATCGTCCACAGCCCGGTGCAGGCGCTGGGGAGCGACGGGGTGTCGCCGCTGGACGAGGGGGCGCGGCTCTTTCTCCTGGCCTGTGCCGGTGCGGTGGCGACGTATGCCACGCGCTGGCAGGAGCGCGTGTGGCGCCGGTATGCCGAGGTGTCGCGCGCCAGCGAGCAGTTGCAAGCGCAGCTCGACCAGGCGCAACTCCAGACGCTCAAATTGCAGCTGCACCCGCACTTCCTGTTCAACACGCTCAACGCCATCACGGCACTCATCCACCGCGCCCCCGACCGCGCCGAGCGGATGGTCGACGGGCTGAGCGAGCTGCTGCGCATCTCGCTGGGGAGCGCTGCCGAGCAGGAGGTCCCCGTGTGGCGCGAGATCGAGGTGCTGGAGCACTACCTCGACATCCAGCAGGAGCGCTTCCAGGGGCGGCTCGTCGTGCACCTGACGGTGGACGACGGCGTGCGCGAGGCGCTCGTCCCCAACCTCATCCTGCAGCCGCTGGTGGAGAACGCCATCAAGCACGGCATCGGGCCACGCGCCTCGGGCGGGATGGTCGACGTGACCGCGTCGCGCGTCGATGATGCGTTGCAGCTGGTGGTGCGCGATGACGGCGTGGGCGAACCCGATCCCGTCACCCGGCGCGAGGGAGTCGGGTTGGCCAACTCACGGGCGCGCCTCACCTCCCTCTATGGCGAGGCACACCGCCTGATCGCCCGGGCGCGCGTCGACGGCGGCTTCGAGGTCGCGATCACCATCCCCTTCCACACCGACCCCGCCCCGCGACTGGTGTCGGCCGGGATGGCGATGCGCTGA
- a CDS encoding type II secretion system protein, giving the protein MTLLEALVALVILGLSAVGYLDVFRTSSGAVRDAEEWGRIVAIAESAMEGATLGDALQADRGSVSPLDRGDGYQERIAVQPWSPGVSQVVVTVTSPRGTTFTLRRLARERRP; this is encoded by the coding sequence ATGACGCTCCTCGAGGCGCTGGTGGCGCTCGTGATCCTCGGGCTGTCGGCAGTGGGATACCTCGACGTATTCCGCACCTCCAGCGGCGCGGTGCGCGACGCCGAGGAGTGGGGACGCATCGTGGCGATTGCCGAGTCGGCGATGGAGGGGGCAACGCTGGGCGATGCGTTGCAGGCGGATCGTGGGAGCGTGTCGCCGCTCGATCGGGGCGACGGATACCAGGAGCGCATCGCGGTGCAGCCGTGGAGTCCCGGCGTCTCGCAGGTCGTGGTCACCGTGACGTCGCCGCGCGGGACGACCTTCACGCTGCGTCGGCTGGCGCGGGAGCGTCGCCCGTGA
- a CDS encoding response regulator transcription factor produces the protein MPLAPVRTLVIDDEPLAREHMVSLLSARDDIEVIGECGDGASAIARIRADAPELVLLDVQMPEGGGFDVVRGVGADRMPAVIFVTAYDQHALAAFEVHAVDYLLKPVNRTRLARSIDRVVRLLRPADGGLTTTGETAAPSRAGKGGDLGGAMQAVESARAGADRLTVRVGDRMLYLRMQDIDWVEAADDVARLHVGKQVFEHRATLSNLEQRLPARTFVRVHRSAIVNVERIREFQPWFQGDWIIVLADGTRVQTGKSYRARVRELIGA, from the coding sequence ATGCCCCTCGCGCCAGTCCGCACCCTCGTCATCGACGACGAACCGCTCGCGCGGGAGCACATGGTGTCGCTCCTGTCGGCGCGCGACGACATCGAGGTGATTGGCGAGTGCGGCGACGGCGCCTCGGCCATCGCGCGCATTCGCGCCGACGCGCCGGAACTCGTCCTCCTCGATGTGCAGATGCCCGAGGGGGGTGGCTTCGACGTGGTGCGCGGCGTCGGTGCCGATCGCATGCCGGCGGTCATCTTCGTCACCGCGTACGATCAGCATGCGCTGGCCGCCTTCGAGGTGCACGCCGTCGACTATCTTCTCAAGCCGGTCAACCGCACGCGCCTGGCACGGTCGATCGATCGTGTCGTTAGGCTCCTGCGCCCCGCGGACGGGGGCCTCACCACGACCGGCGAGACCGCCGCGCCTTCGCGCGCCGGGAAGGGAGGCGACCTCGGAGGCGCGATGCAGGCCGTGGAGTCGGCGCGCGCCGGCGCCGATCGCCTCACCGTGCGCGTGGGCGATCGCATGCTCTACCTGCGCATGCAGGACATCGATTGGGTCGAGGCGGCCGACGATGTGGCGCGACTGCACGTGGGGAAGCAGGTCTTCGAGCATCGCGCCACGCTCTCCAACCTCGAACAGCGCCTCCCCGCGCGAACCTTCGTGCGCGTCCATCGCTCGGCGATCGTGAACGTCGAGCGCATCCGCGAGTTCCAACCCTGGTTCCAGGGCGACTGGATCATCGTCCTGGCCGACGGGACGCGGGTGCAGACCGGGAAGAGCTATCGCGCGAGGGTTCGCGAGCTGATCGGCGCCTGA